A part of Ammoniphilus sp. CFH 90114 genomic DNA contains:
- the rplQ gene encoding 50S ribosomal protein L17, with protein MAYSKLGRRSSARKALFRDLVTDLFINERIETTETKAKEVRSIAEKLITLAKRGDLHARRQVAAFVRAEVANAESGQDAVQKLFDDIAPRFAERNGGYTRILKLGPRRGDGAPMVYLELV; from the coding sequence ATGGCATACTCTAAGTTAGGCCGTAGGTCTTCCGCTCGTAAAGCATTATTCCGTGATTTAGTAACGGATTTGTTCATTAATGAGCGTATTGAAACTACTGAAACAAAGGCGAAGGAAGTCCGTTCTATCGCTGAAAAATTAATCACTTTGGCAAAGCGTGGAGATCTTCATGCTCGCCGTCAAGTTGCTGCATTTGTTCGCGCTGAGGTTGCTAATGCTGAATCCGGACAAGACGCAGTTCAAAAATTATTCGATGACATCGCTCCTCGTTTTGCTGAGCGTAACGGTGGTTACACTCGCATCCTTAAGCTTGGGCCTCGCCGTGGAGACGGTGCACCTATGGTTTATTTGGAGCTTGTTTAA
- a CDS encoding DNA-directed RNA polymerase subunit alpha: MIEIEKPKIEVVEVNDNATYGKFVVEPLERGYGTTLGNSLRRILLSSLPGAAITSVQIDGVLHEFSTIEGVVEDTTQIILNIKQLSLKIHSDEVKYLEIDAEGIGDVKAGDIRADSDVEILNPDLHIATLEDDARLHIRLKANRGRGYVPADQNKDLDQPIGVIAIDSIYTPISRVNYQVENTRVGQVTNYDKLTLEVWTDGSIRPEEAVSLGAKILNEHLNLFVGLTDEAKDAEIMVEKEEDKKEKVLEMTIEELDLSVRSYNCLKRAGINSVQELTMKTEEDMMKVRNLGRKSLEEVQEKLAELGLSLRQDD, translated from the coding sequence ATGATCGAAATAGAAAAGCCTAAAATAGAAGTGGTAGAAGTTAATGATAATGCTACCTATGGTAAGTTTGTCGTAGAACCGCTAGAGCGTGGTTATGGTACAACATTAGGAAACTCCTTACGTCGTATTTTACTTTCTTCTCTACCAGGTGCTGCTATCACGAGTGTACAGATCGACGGAGTTTTGCATGAGTTCTCTACGATTGAAGGAGTAGTCGAAGATACGACTCAAATTATCCTTAATATCAAACAGCTTTCCTTGAAAATTCACTCTGATGAAGTCAAGTATCTCGAAATCGATGCCGAAGGTATTGGTGACGTGAAAGCTGGAGACATTCGTGCAGATAGCGATGTTGAAATTTTGAATCCAGATTTGCATATCGCTACGTTGGAAGATGATGCACGTCTACACATCCGCTTAAAGGCCAACCGTGGTCGTGGATATGTACCGGCAGATCAGAACAAAGATCTAGATCAGCCAATTGGTGTCATCGCCATCGATTCTATCTATACGCCAATTTCTCGCGTAAACTATCAAGTGGAGAACACCCGTGTAGGGCAAGTAACTAACTATGATAAGTTAACGTTAGAAGTTTGGACGGATGGAAGCATCCGCCCAGAAGAAGCAGTTAGCCTTGGGGCTAAGATCCTTAACGAGCATTTGAACTTGTTCGTTGGATTAACTGATGAGGCAAAAGATGCTGAAATCATGGTAGAAAAAGAAGAAGACAAAAAGGAAAAAGTTCTCGAGATGACGATCGAAGAACTAGATCTTTCTGTTCGTTCTTATAACTGCTTAAAACGGGCAGGCATAAACAGCGTTCAAGAGCTGACCATGAAAACGGAAGAAGATATGATGAAAGTCCGCAATCTTGGACGTAAGTCGTTAGAGGAAGTACAAGAAAAGCTCGCCGAACTTGGTCTTTCCCTACGACAAGATGATTAG
- the rpsK gene encoding 30S ribosomal protein S11 → MAKRKTAVTRTKRRDRKNIESGVAHIRSTFNNTIVTITDPHGNTISWASAGGLGFKGSRKSTPFAAQMAAEQAARTAMEHGMKAVEVTVKGPGSGREAAIRSLQAAGLEVNMIKDVTPIPHNGCRPPKRRRV, encoded by the coding sequence ATGGCGAAAAGAAAAACAGCTGTTACACGTACTAAGCGTCGTGACAGAAAAAATATCGAATCTGGTGTAGCTCATATCCGCTCTACTTTCAATAACACCATCGTTACAATCACTGACCCGCATGGTAACACCATTTCTTGGGCAAGTGCTGGTGGTCTTGGTTTTAAAGGATCTCGTAAGAGCACTCCGTTCGCTGCGCAAATGGCTGCTGAGCAAGCCGCAAGAACAGCTATGGAACATGGTATGAAGGCTGTTGAAGTAACGGTTAAAGGACCAGGATCTGGTCGTGAAGCTGCAATTCGTTCTCTACAAGCTGCTGGTCTAGAAGTTAACATGATTAAAGATGTTACTCCTATTCCTCACAATGGTTGCCGTCCACCAAAACGTCGTCGTGTCTAA
- the rpsM gene encoding 30S ribosomal protein S13: MARIAGVDLPREKRVEIALTYIFGIGRSTAGQILASTGISEQTRVRDLTEEEVAKLREYIDKNVKVEGDLRREISLNIKRLIEIGSYRGVRHRRGLPVRGQRSKTNARTRKGPRRTIANKKK; this comes from the coding sequence ATGGCCCGTATCGCGGGAGTTGACTTACCACGTGAAAAGCGCGTGGAAATCGCATTAACTTACATTTTTGGTATCGGACGTTCTACTGCAGGTCAAATTCTTGCTTCCACTGGAATCAGCGAGCAAACTCGTGTTCGTGATCTAACAGAAGAAGAAGTGGCTAAACTTCGTGAGTATATCGATAAGAACGTAAAAGTTGAAGGGGATCTTCGTCGTGAAATCTCTCTTAACATCAAGCGTTTGATCGAGATCGGTTCTTACCGTGGAGTTCGTCACCGTCGTGGATTGCCTGTACGCGGACAACGTTCTAAGACGAATGCTAGAACGCGTAAAGGTCCTCGTCGTACAATCGCTAATAAGAAGAAGTAA